Proteins found in one uncultured Campylobacter sp. genomic segment:
- a CDS encoding fumarate reductase flavoprotein subunit, which produces MNVIYCDSLVIGGGLAGLRAAIATGEKGLSTIVLSLIPVKRSHSAAAQGGMQASLGNSKMSEGDNEDVHFADTVKGSDWGCDQDVARMFAQTAPKAIRELAGWGVPWTRITRGERSAIINAQKTTITEKDEVHGLIHSRDFGGTKKWRTCYTADATGHTMLFAVANEALKHNVDIHDRKEAIALIHANNRCYGAIVRDLVTGELIAYVSKGTLIATGGYGRVYKHTTNAVVCEGIGAAIALETGVAQLGNMEAVQFHPTPIVPSGILLTEGCRGDGGILRDVDGYRFMPDYEPEKKELASRDVVSRRIMEHIRAGKGVKSPYGEHVWLDISILGREHIEKNLRDVQEICEIFNGIDPADTEVITDEQGRKRGKGWAPILPMQHYSMGGIKTKATGESPTLAGLFSAGEAACWDMHGFNRLGGNSVAETVVAGMIVGEYFAEYCQGHDVDINTHDIQKFVDKEQNYMKSLLEKEGKFNVFEIKNKMKDVMWEHCAIFRTGEGLAKAVKELEELYKQSLDVKVSNKELFGNPELEEAYRVPKMLKLALCIAKGALDRTESRGAHFREDYPKRDDLNWLKRTLANWKEGDTMPTLTYEPLDIMKMEMPPAFRGYGAKGNIIEHPDSAVRQKEVDEIREKMQAEGKGRYEIQEALMHYELQPKYKAPNERAGIGYE; this is translated from the coding sequence GCTGCGATCGCTACCGGAGAGAAGGGGCTTAGCACCATAGTTTTGAGTCTAATCCCTGTTAAGCGCTCGCACTCTGCGGCAGCTCAAGGCGGCATGCAGGCGTCTCTGGGAAATTCCAAAATGAGCGAGGGCGACAACGAGGACGTGCACTTTGCCGATACGGTAAAAGGAAGCGACTGGGGCTGTGATCAAGACGTCGCTAGGATGTTTGCGCAAACGGCGCCTAAGGCGATCCGCGAGCTTGCGGGCTGGGGCGTTCCTTGGACTAGGATTACTAGAGGCGAGCGAAGCGCTATTATCAATGCTCAAAAAACCACGATTACCGAAAAAGATGAGGTTCACGGGCTTATCCACAGCCGCGACTTCGGTGGCACGAAAAAATGGCGAACCTGCTATACTGCCGATGCTACGGGACATACGATGCTTTTTGCCGTTGCGAACGAAGCGCTAAAGCATAACGTAGATATTCATGATAGAAAAGAAGCGATCGCGCTAATTCACGCAAACAACCGCTGCTACGGCGCAATCGTGCGCGATTTGGTTACCGGCGAGCTAATCGCATACGTATCAAAGGGCACGTTGATCGCTACCGGCGGCTACGGCAGAGTATATAAACACACTACAAACGCCGTCGTTTGCGAGGGTATCGGCGCAGCTATCGCGCTTGAGACGGGGGTCGCGCAGCTTGGAAATATGGAAGCGGTGCAGTTTCACCCAACCCCTATCGTTCCGAGCGGAATTTTACTTACCGAGGGTTGCCGCGGCGACGGCGGAATTTTACGCGACGTGGACGGCTACCGCTTTATGCCGGATTATGAGCCCGAGAAAAAGGAACTTGCTAGCCGCGACGTCGTAAGTCGCCGCATAATGGAGCATATCCGCGCAGGTAAGGGGGTAAAGAGCCCTTACGGCGAGCATGTTTGGCTTGACATATCGATCCTCGGACGCGAGCATATCGAGAAAAATTTACGCGACGTACAAGAAATTTGCGAAATTTTCAACGGCATCGATCCTGCCGACACCGAGGTAATAACCGACGAGCAGGGCAGGAAGCGCGGCAAGGGCTGGGCTCCGATCCTTCCTATGCAGCACTACTCGATGGGCGGTATCAAAACAAAAGCTACGGGCGAGAGTCCGACTTTGGCGGGACTATTCAGCGCCGGCGAGGCTGCGTGCTGGGATATGCACGGTTTTAACCGCTTGGGCGGAAATTCCGTCGCCGAAACCGTCGTCGCGGGCATGATCGTGGGAGAGTATTTTGCGGAGTATTGCCAAGGGCACGATGTCGATATCAATACGCACGATATACAAAAATTTGTAGATAAAGAGCAAAACTACATGAAAAGCCTGCTTGAAAAAGAGGGTAAATTTAACGTATTTGAGATCAAAAACAAGATGAAAGACGTTATGTGGGAGCACTGCGCGATCTTCCGAACCGGTGAGGGATTAGCCAAAGCCGTAAAAGAGCTCGAGGAGCTTTACAAGCAGTCCTTGGATGTCAAAGTAAGTAATAAAGAGCTTTTCGGAAACCCAGAGCTTGAGGAGGCTTATCGCGTACCGAAGATGCTAAAGCTCGCGCTTTGTATCGCCAAGGGTGCGCTTGATCGCACGGAAAGCCGCGGCGCGCACTTCCGTGAGGATTATCCGAAACGTGACGATCTAAACTGGCTAAAACGAACGCTTGCAAACTGGAAAGAGGGCGATACGATGCCTACCTTGACCTATGAGCCGCTTGATATTATGAAGATGGAGATGCCGCCTGCGTTCCGCGGATACGGCGCCAAAGGCAATATCATCGAGCATCCGGACAGCGCCGTGCGCCAAAAAGAGGTCGATGAAATTCGCGAGAAAATGCAAGCCGAGGGCAAAGGCAGATATGAAATTCAAGAGGCATTGATGCATTATGAATTGCAGCCAAAATATAAAGCACCTAACGAAAGAGCAGGTATAGGATATGAGTAG
- a CDS encoding fumarate reductase iron-sulfur subunit encodes MSRKITIKAFKYNPLSKISKPHFATYELEETDGMTLFIALNVIREKFDPELSFDFVCRAGICGSCGMLVNGKPSLACRTLTKDYPDGVIELMPLPVFKLLKDLSVDTGNWMNAMSKRVESWIHTDHETDISKLEEKVEPEVAQEVFELDRCIECGICVASCGTAIMRKDFIGAVGINRIARFQIDALDKRSDEDFYELIGDDDGVFGCMTLLGCEDNCPKHLPLQSKIAYIRRKLAAQGKCGCGK; translated from the coding sequence ATGAGTAGAAAAATAACAATAAAGGCATTTAAGTATAATCCGTTAAGCAAAATTTCAAAGCCGCACTTCGCTACTTATGAGCTTGAAGAGACTGACGGAATGACGTTGTTTATCGCGCTTAACGTGATTCGTGAGAAATTTGATCCCGAGCTAAGCTTCGACTTCGTTTGTCGCGCGGGTATCTGCGGTAGCTGCGGTATGCTCGTAAACGGCAAGCCGAGCCTTGCGTGCCGCACGCTTACTAAGGACTATCCGGACGGCGTGATCGAGCTTATGCCGCTTCCGGTTTTCAAGCTGTTAAAAGACCTCAGCGTCGATACCGGCAACTGGATGAACGCGATGAGCAAACGCGTAGAGAGCTGGATCCACACCGATCACGAGACCGACATCTCCAAGCTTGAAGAGAAAGTCGAGCCGGAGGTCGCGCAGGAGGTTTTCGAGCTGGATCGCTGCATCGAGTGCGGCATCTGCGTGGCGAGCTGCGGCACCGCGATAATGCGAAAGGATTTCATCGGCGCCGTCGGTATCAACCGTATAGCGCGCTTTCAGATCGATGCGCTGGATAAACGCAGCGACGAGGATTTTTACGAGCTAATCGGGGATGATGACGGAGTATTCGGCTGTATGACGCTGCTAGGCTGCGAGGACAACTGCCCTAAGCACCTTCCGCTTCAAAGCAAAATCGCCTATATTCGCCGCAAGCTTGCCGCTCAGGGCAAATGCGGCTGCGGCAAATAA
- a CDS encoding ankyrin repeat domain-containing protein, with product MKEIKSKLIIACLVVSAGVFCLIAGGAFMDRSETQPAQNSTASRAATSGNSSNRPLTDEDRAARAKYWHEGLGAELDLDECVVHGDERMEYFCKLLRSKDTARILAFMREQRITAGDPLHFGITAIMYSSFYNDANTTEELIYHGADINRTDDFSHSALSYAIENNSTAAVEVLLKHGASFSSVKYVRPWLTYPRYGDSYLVVTSDAQVKTYSITPKSEGTSAVSDPLYYAVAGGFLQMTELMLSSGVRPEITAWTDDHCIAFTLKHRKDERQPNCSIYQMLPQRYDASMLNLLLKYDLVGLPGDERIRKKYDDCRKDLDTLKEYKKIYLEHMDNYCYDEIILDWTLLNSSRYELLRYMMTERSKYSENDVIKLNKGSLPDLNRCGSVTPNTALLGIYDTLIKRYSALCGDELNGASGFDLDKFFRYSHLKGLEFDLKIEYEGKVIRVEEYDKILRRDASKQLEQAGFKTADTASANK from the coding sequence TTGAAGGAGATAAAATCCAAGCTCATCATAGCGTGTTTGGTTGTTTCGGCGGGCGTATTTTGCCTGATCGCAGGTGGTGCGTTTATGGATAGATCCGAAACTCAGCCCGCGCAAAATTCCACGGCGAGCCGCGCCGCGACCTCCGGCAACTCCTCCAATCGGCCGCTAACGGATGAGGATCGCGCTGCACGAGCGAAGTACTGGCACGAAGGGCTGGGCGCTGAATTAGATTTGGACGAGTGCGTAGTGCATGGCGATGAGCGAATGGAGTATTTCTGCAAGCTTTTGCGCTCCAAGGACACTGCGCGTATTCTGGCATTTATGCGAGAGCAGCGCATTACTGCGGGCGATCCGCTGCATTTTGGCATAACGGCGATAATGTATTCTAGCTTTTACAATGATGCAAACACCACCGAGGAGCTGATCTATCACGGAGCGGATATCAACCGCACGGACGATTTTTCTCATTCGGCGCTGAGCTATGCTATCGAAAATAACTCTACCGCCGCCGTGGAAGTTCTACTTAAGCACGGAGCTAGCTTTTCTAGCGTTAAATATGTTCGTCCGTGGCTTACATACCCTAGATACGGTGACTCCTATTTGGTTGTTACTAGCGATGCACAGGTAAAGACATATTCCATAACGCCTAAAAGCGAAGGTACTAGTGCGGTATCCGATCCACTCTATTACGCCGTAGCAGGCGGATTTTTGCAGATGACGGAGCTTATGCTTAGCAGCGGTGTAAGACCTGAGATTACCGCTTGGACGGACGATCATTGTATTGCTTTTACGCTCAAACACCGCAAAGATGAGCGGCAGCCGAACTGCTCCATCTATCAGATGCTGCCGCAACGATATGACGCGAGTATGCTAAATCTGCTACTTAAATACGATTTAGTAGGGCTTCCGGGCGATGAGCGTATTCGAAAAAAATACGATGACTGCCGTAAGGATTTGGATACGTTGAAGGAGTATAAGAAAATATACCTAGAGCATATGGATAATTATTGTTACGATGAGATTATTTTAGATTGGACTTTATTAAACAGCTCTAGGTATGAGCTGCTTAGATATATGATGACGGAGCGCTCAAAGTATTCGGAAAATGATGTAATCAAGCTTAACAAAGGTTCGCTGCCCGATCTTAATAGATGCGGCTCGGTAACGCCAAATACAGCGCTACTTGGTATCTACGATACGCTTATAAAGCGCTACTCTGCGCTCTGCGGCGATGAGCTTAATGGCGCGAGTGGCTTTGATCTGGATAAATTTTTTAGATATTCGCACTTAAAAGGCTTGGAATTTGATCTTAAAATAGAGTATGAGGGCAAGGTGATAAGAGTGGAGGAGTATGATAAAATTTTAAGGCGCGATGCGTCTAAGCAGCTAGAGCAAGCGGGATTCAAGACTGCAGATACCGCGTCTGCCAATAAGTAA
- a CDS encoding catalase, which translates to MKKLTTTSGNPIADNQNSLTAGSRGGIMLQDYQLLEKLAHQNRERIPERAVHAKGSAAYGTLEITHDISRYTKAKVLQKGEKTKLLLRFSTVAGEAGAADAERDVRGFAIKFYTKEGNWDLVGNNTPVFFVKDPYKFPDFIHTQKRDPRTHLRSNEAAWDFWSLSPESMHQVTILMSDRGIPASYRHMHGFGSHTYSLINDKNERFWVKFHFKTRQGIKNLTNTQASQIIAKDRESNQRDLFESIEKGDFPSWDFKIQIMTLRQAKEVKFNPFDLTKTWPHKEFPLIDVGVMTLNENPKSYFNEVEQAAFSPSNIVPGISFSPDKMLQARIFSYPDAQRYRIGTHYAQLDVNRPVSEVNTYVVGGAMNNGMYELDDKAYYEPNSFGGAKEDRALLEPDISIEGAMQRYDHRVEDQDYYSQPRALFELMSDEQKSQLFSNIADSMEGVNEAIKERAIGHFEKISADYANGVRAALKAKN; encoded by the coding sequence ATGAAAAAACTAACCACTACTTCGGGTAATCCTATCGCGGATAACCAAAACTCCCTTACCGCAGGCAGCCGCGGCGGTATAATGTTACAAGATTATCAGCTACTTGAGAAACTAGCCCATCAAAACAGAGAGCGTATCCCTGAGCGCGCCGTTCACGCAAAAGGTAGCGCTGCATACGGAACATTGGAGATTACGCACGACATCTCACGATATACTAAAGCCAAGGTATTGCAAAAAGGCGAGAAAACAAAGCTGCTTTTGAGATTTTCTACCGTTGCCGGTGAAGCTGGAGCGGCTGATGCTGAGCGCGACGTAAGGGGCTTTGCGATTAAATTTTACACCAAAGAGGGCAACTGGGACTTGGTCGGAAACAACACTCCCGTCTTTTTTGTAAAAGACCCGTATAAATTCCCGGATTTTATCCACACGCAAAAGCGTGATCCTCGCACACACCTCCGTTCAAATGAGGCAGCATGGGACTTTTGGAGCTTAAGCCCTGAGAGTATGCATCAAGTAACCATCCTGATGAGTGATCGCGGTATTCCGGCAAGTTACCGCCATATGCACGGATTTGGCAGCCACACCTACAGCCTTATAAATGATAAAAACGAAAGATTTTGGGTTAAATTTCATTTCAAAACTCGCCAAGGCATTAAAAATTTAACCAACACTCAAGCCTCACAGATCATTGCAAAAGATCGAGAGAGCAATCAACGCGATCTTTTTGAGAGTATAGAAAAGGGTGACTTTCCAAGCTGGGATTTCAAAATTCAAATAATGACTCTACGGCAGGCAAAAGAGGTCAAATTTAACCCCTTTGATCTAACCAAAACTTGGCCTCATAAGGAGTTCCCACTCATCGACGTGGGCGTCATGACGCTAAACGAAAATCCGAAAAGTTATTTCAATGAGGTTGAGCAGGCTGCATTTAGCCCGTCAAATATAGTGCCTGGTATCAGCTTTAGTCCCGATAAGATGCTGCAAGCAAGGATATTTAGCTACCCCGATGCTCAAAGATATCGTATCGGCACGCACTACGCGCAGCTAGATGTTAATCGTCCTGTAAGCGAGGTCAATACTTACGTCGTGGGCGGCGCGATGAATAACGGAATGTATGAGCTTGACGATAAGGCTTACTATGAGCCTAACAGCTTTGGTGGTGCCAAAGAGGATCGTGCTTTGTTAGAGCCTGATATAAGCATAGAAGGCGCGATGCAAAGATACGATCACAGAGTCGAGGATCAGGATTATTATTCGCAACCTAGAGCGCTTTTTGAGCTAATGAGCGACGAACAAAAATCGCAGCTTTTTAGTAATATCGCAGATAGCATGGAGGGTGTGAACGAAGCTATAAAAGAGCGCGCAATAGGACATTTTGAAAAAATTTCCGCTGACTACGCAAATGGCGTAAGAGCCGCTTTGAAAGCAAAAAATTGA
- a CDS encoding ankyrin repeat domain-containing protein codes for MTSLTQAEEQRYGELCAMALDFARRDDADELEKMIKAGLSVNLKSAKGDTLLMLASYNNALKTVNMLLSNGARVDERNDRGQTPLAGAAFKGHLEVVKALVNAGADVEATSGLGMTPYAFAVMFGRSETAKFLLSKRKKQGLLQKLAVKFLGILAKKSARAV; via the coding sequence TTGACGAGCTTAACGCAGGCCGAAGAGCAGAGATATGGCGAGCTTTGCGCTATGGCGCTCGATTTTGCCAGGCGAGATGATGCTGACGAGCTAGAAAAGATGATAAAGGCGGGCCTTAGCGTAAATTTAAAATCCGCCAAAGGCGACACGCTTTTAATGCTAGCTAGCTACAATAACGCGCTAAAGACTGTAAATATGCTGCTCTCAAACGGCGCCAGAGTCGATGAGCGTAACGACCGCGGGCAAACTCCGCTCGCGGGCGCGGCCTTTAAAGGGCATTTGGAGGTAGTCAAAGCTCTCGTAAATGCAGGTGCAGACGTAGAGGCTACGAGTGGTCTTGGTATGACACCCTATGCCTTTGCTGTGATGTTTGGTAGGAGTGAAACGGCAAAATTTTTACTAAGCAAGCGTAAAAAGCAGGGATTGCTACAAAAACTGGCGGTTAAATTTTTAGGAATTTTAGCCAAAAAGAGCGCGCGAGCGGTTTAA
- the rarD gene encoding EamA family transporter RarD: protein MENDRTKGLMLAFVTFFMWGVFPIFFKLIKDVDAVQILAHRVVWSFVLLLVFLCFTHRLKNVARLLSTPKIALTLLCTGLLISTNWGIYIYAVNSDQILATSLGYFINPLFSVLLGALFLHERLSTAAKLSLLLAFAAIGVQIYALGRLPIISLVLPLSFAFYGLIRKKVKVPSFEGLFCETTLMLLPALAFLIYCALKGSGAFGFNVSGALLFASGLITILPLLTFAVSTQYLPLSTIGFMQYISPSMSMLIAVFIYGEELETYKILSFSLIWFGLAVVGLDGLRIKNG from the coding sequence ATGGAAAACGATCGCACTAAAGGGCTAATGCTTGCATTTGTGACCTTTTTTATGTGGGGCGTTTTTCCGATATTTTTCAAGCTCATAAAGGACGTGGACGCGGTGCAAATTTTAGCGCATCGCGTCGTTTGGTCCTTCGTGTTGCTGCTAGTTTTTCTCTGCTTTACGCACCGCTTAAAAAACGTCGCGCGCCTTCTTAGCACCCCTAAAATCGCTCTCACGCTGCTTTGCACCGGGCTGCTTATCAGCACGAACTGGGGTATTTATATCTACGCGGTAAATTCCGATCAAATTTTAGCCACCAGCCTCGGATATTTTATAAATCCGCTATTTTCGGTGCTTTTGGGCGCTTTGTTTCTGCACGAACGGCTAAGTACGGCGGCCAAGCTTTCCCTGCTGCTAGCCTTTGCGGCTATCGGCGTGCAAATTTACGCGCTAGGCAGGCTGCCGATAATCTCGCTCGTACTACCGCTTAGCTTTGCATTTTACGGCCTCATTCGCAAGAAGGTAAAAGTGCCTAGCTTTGAGGGGCTGTTTTGCGAGACGACGCTGATGCTGCTGCCTGCGCTTGCGTTTCTGATCTACTGCGCGCTAAAAGGAAGCGGCGCCTTCGGCTTTAACGTAAGCGGCGCGCTGCTATTTGCAAGCGGGCTAATTACGATTTTGCCGCTGCTTACCTTCGCTGTAAGCACGCAGTATCTGCCGCTATCTACGATCGGCTTTATGCAATACATCAGCCCCAGCATGAGTATGCTAATCGCGGTATTTATCTACGGCGAGGAGCTTGAGACTTACAAAATTTTAAGCTTTTCGCTAATTTGGTTCGGGCTTGCGGTCGTGGGCTTGGACGGCTTAAGGATAAAAAATGGCTAA
- a CDS encoding 3-deoxy-7-phosphoheptulonate synthase class II has product MSWSRTSWKDYKILQQPIYQDESAVQAAKERLYKLPPLIFAGEVRNLKTELARASEGKSFLLQGGDCAESFNDFSANNIRDMFKVMLQMAIILTFAAGCPVVKVGRIAGQFAKPRSSDFEEAGGVSLPSYRGDIINGFEFNEAARKPDPARMIEAYHQSASTLNLLRAFSRGGLANLHEVHKWNLGFLKKGELEAKFNELSNEISRTLKFMEACGLSAANSPSLAETVLYTSHEALLLHYEECLTRIDSTSGDWYDCSAHMLWIGERTRGADDAHVHFLSGIKNPLGVKIGPSGTADEILRLCDKLNPQNEAGRLNVIIRMGADKIGARLPQILRELKREGRAILYSIDPMHGNTVKTANGYKTREFSKILSEVQSFFEIHAAEGTHAGGIHLEMTGQNVTECTGGSFNVTQETLKQRYETQCDPRLNADQALELAFLLADNLKKAE; this is encoded by the coding sequence ATGAGCTGGAGTAGGACGTCGTGGAAAGATTATAAAATTTTACAGCAGCCGATTTATCAGGATGAAAGTGCGGTGCAGGCCGCCAAAGAGCGCCTTTACAAGCTGCCGCCGTTAATTTTCGCGGGCGAGGTTCGCAACCTAAAAACCGAGCTTGCGCGCGCAAGCGAAGGCAAGTCGTTTTTGCTTCAAGGCGGTGATTGCGCGGAGAGCTTTAATGATTTTAGCGCGAATAATATCCGTGATATGTTTAAGGTAATGCTTCAGATGGCGATCATTCTTACCTTCGCAGCGGGATGCCCCGTCGTTAAGGTAGGTCGCATCGCAGGGCAGTTCGCAAAGCCGCGCAGCAGCGACTTCGAGGAGGCTGGCGGCGTGAGTTTGCCTAGCTACCGCGGCGACATAATCAACGGCTTTGAGTTTAACGAAGCAGCGCGCAAGCCAGATCCCGCTCGCATGATCGAGGCGTATCATCAAAGCGCTTCGACGCTGAATCTGTTGCGCGCCTTTTCTCGCGGCGGTCTTGCGAACCTGCACGAGGTGCATAAGTGGAATTTGGGCTTTTTGAAAAAGGGCGAGCTGGAGGCTAAATTTAACGAGCTGAGCAATGAAATTTCGCGCACGCTTAAATTTATGGAGGCATGCGGACTGAGCGCCGCGAATTCTCCGAGCCTTGCCGAGACGGTGCTTTACACCTCGCACGAAGCGCTGCTGCTACACTACGAGGAGTGTCTGACGCGCATCGACAGTACCAGCGGCGATTGGTACGACTGCTCGGCGCACATGCTTTGGATCGGCGAGCGCACGCGCGGCGCGGACGATGCGCACGTGCATTTTTTAAGCGGTATCAAAAACCCTCTCGGCGTCAAGATCGGCCCGAGCGGCACCGCGGATGAAATTTTGCGCCTTTGCGACAAACTCAATCCGCAAAACGAAGCAGGCAGGCTAAACGTCATCATCCGCATGGGCGCGGATAAGATCGGCGCGCGGCTGCCGCAAATTTTACGCGAGCTAAAGCGCGAGGGCAGGGCGATCCTATACAGCATCGATCCGATGCACGGCAACACCGTCAAGACCGCAAACGGCTACAAAACGCGCGAGTTTTCTAAAATTTTAAGCGAGGTTCAGAGCTTTTTCGAGATCCACGCTGCGGAGGGTACGCACGCGGGCGGCATCCATCTTGAGATGACCGGTCAAAACGTCACCGAGTGCACGGGCGGCTCATTTAACGTAACGCAAGAGACGCTAAAGCAGCGCTACGAAACGCAGTGCGATCCGCGCCTAAACGCAGATCAGGCACTGGAGCTTGCGTTTTTGCTCGCCGATAATCTAAAAAAGGCGGAGTAG
- the acpS gene encoding holo-ACP synthase produces the protein MIKIGTDITAVRRIAALRGKYGAKFLKRILKKSERSSALRDESIAGVYAAKEALSKALGTGIGAEFGFKDAKIYKDALGAPHLKIRKKIRKKFHIKSASLSITHDANVAIAVVALKLNKPRSK, from the coding sequence GTGATAAAGATCGGCACGGACATAACCGCGGTGCGCAGGATCGCGGCGCTGCGCGGAAAATACGGTGCGAAATTTCTAAAGCGCATTTTGAAAAAATCCGAGCGCTCCTCCGCGCTGCGCGACGAAAGTATCGCGGGCGTCTATGCCGCCAAAGAGGCGCTTAGCAAGGCGCTAGGCACCGGCATCGGCGCGGAGTTCGGCTTCAAAGACGCCAAAATTTACAAAGACGCCCTGGGCGCGCCGCATCTAAAAATACGTAAGAAAATCCGTAAAAAATTTCATATCAAATCCGCAAGCCTTAGCATCACGCACGACGCAAACGTCGCAATCGCCGTAGTCGCACTAAAACTCAATAAGCCGCGCTCAAAGTAA
- a CDS encoding peptidylprolyl isomerase, producing the protein MESLKIYDIDAEALARDKYAVIKTEKGDMKLELFGDEAPQAVTNFASLARSGFYKGLNFHRVIPNFVIQGGCPRGTGTGGPGWRIKCECDHQKHKHVRGALSMAHAGRDTGGSQFFVCHSAQPHLDGVHTVFGQIVDQPSLAVLDAIRQGDKIINVEIKESL; encoded by the coding sequence ATGGAAAGCTTAAAAATTTACGACATCGACGCAGAGGCTTTGGCGCGCGATAAATACGCCGTGATAAAAACCGAAAAGGGCGATATGAAGCTGGAGCTTTTCGGTGACGAAGCCCCGCAGGCGGTTACGAATTTCGCTAGCCTTGCGCGTAGCGGATTTTACAAGGGGTTAAATTTTCACCGCGTGATCCCAAATTTCGTAATCCAAGGCGGCTGCCCGCGCGGCACCGGCACGGGCGGTCCCGGCTGGCGCATAAAGTGCGAATGCGACCACCAAAAGCACAAGCACGTGCGCGGCGCGCTATCGATGGCGCACGCGGGGCGCGATACGGGCGGAAGCCAGTTTTTCGTCTGCCACAGCGCGCAGCCGCACCTAGACGGCGTGCATACGGTGTTCGGACAAATCGTGGATCAGCCTAGCCTGGCGGTTTTGGACGCGATCAGACAGGGCGATAAGATCATCAACGTCGAGATCAAAGAGAGCTTATAG
- a CDS encoding YebC/PmpR family DNA-binding transcriptional regulator, with translation MGRAFEYRRASKEARWGKMSKLFPKLGKAITMAAKEGGEDPLMNSKLRAAIATAKAQNMPKDNIDAAIKRASGKDSADIKTIFYDGKAPHGALLIIECATDNPTRTVANVKSILNKAKGEFLPSGSLKFMFSHKAVFETKLPSRDIEELELELIDFGLSELEINEFENDKGELEKTLLIYGEYESFGTLNEGIEKIGLEIISASLKFVANEKHEFSEDQLGDIDALLERLEDDDDVQAVYTNIA, from the coding sequence ATGGGACGAGCTTTTGAATACAGACGCGCTTCAAAAGAAGCTAGATGGGGGAAGATGAGCAAACTTTTTCCAAAACTGGGCAAGGCCATAACGATGGCTGCGAAAGAGGGCGGCGAAGATCCGCTGATGAACTCCAAGCTGCGCGCCGCGATCGCCACGGCAAAGGCGCAAAATATGCCCAAAGACAACATCGACGCGGCTATCAAGCGCGCAAGCGGCAAAGATAGCGCCGATATCAAAACGATCTTTTACGACGGCAAGGCGCCACACGGCGCGCTTTTAATAATCGAATGCGCCACCGACAACCCAACCCGCACCGTCGCGAACGTAAAGTCGATTTTAAACAAAGCCAAGGGCGAGTTTTTGCCGAGCGGCAGTTTAAAATTTATGTTTTCGCACAAGGCCGTTTTTGAGACCAAGCTGCCGAGCCGCGACATTGAGGAGCTGGAGCTTGAGCTCATCGACTTCGGTCTTAGCGAGCTTGAGATCAACGAGTTTGAAAACGACAAGGGCGAGCTCGAAAAGACGCTTCTAATCTACGGCGAATACGAAAGCTTCGGCACTCTAAACGAAGGGATCGAAAAGATAGGGCTTGAGATCATCAGCGCAAGCTTAAAATTCGTCGCCAACGAAAAGCACGAATTTAGCGAGGATCAGCTGGGCGACATAGACGCACTGCTCGAGCGGCTAGAGGATGACGACGACGTGCAGGCAGTTTACACCAACATCGCATAG
- a CDS encoding heavy-metal-associated domain-containing protein: MALKQSVKFKAQNIHCENCARTIKNALKDDFGEIEVDVASGVVSLSLDPRDEAKFKEEMDDLGFSVAEKLACEN; the protein is encoded by the coding sequence ATGGCTTTGAAACAAAGCGTAAAATTTAAGGCGCAAAATATACACTGCGAAAACTGCGCGAGGACGATCAAAAACGCGCTTAAGGATGATTTTGGCGAGATCGAGGTGGACGTAGCAAGCGGAGTGGTGAGTTTAAGCCTAGATCCGCGCGACGAGGCTAAATTTAAAGAGGAGATGGACGATTTGGGCTTTAGCGTCGCAGAAAAGCTAGCCTGCGAAAACTAA